The DNA region ATGGGGTGGTCCTTCTGGGGAAAAGGGACAGTCGAGTGGTCCGCTGATCGTAGTGGGGGAGAAGTGGATGTATGCGGGGAGGCCGGAGGAATGGCCAAATGCCCGGGGCTCCCGGCGATAATTTGAACCTGGGATGCGCATTATTTACGCTGCCGGTATGCGGCTGTTGCGATCGACCGACCTGGCTCTGCGCGTCCTGATGCGGCTCGCGGTCGCCGACGGCGCGTCGCCCACGACCCGCGAGGTCGCGGACGGCATGGAGGTGCCGTACACGCACGCCGCGAAGGTGGTCGCCGAGCTGCAGCACCTCGGCCTCCTCGACGCCCGGCGCGGCCGGGGCGGCGGCCTCACGCTCACCGAGAAGGGGCGTACGGCCTCGGTCGGAGCGGTCGTGCGGACCTTTGAGGGCGAGGGCGACGTCGTCGACTGCGAGGGCTCCACCCCCTGCCCGCTGAACTCCGGCTGCCGCCTGCGCGGCGCCCTGCGCCGGGCCCAGGAGGCCTTCTACGCCTCCCTCGACCCGCTGACCGTCACGGACATGGTCGCCTCCCCGACCGGGCCGCTGCTGCTGGACATCTCCCGGGCTCCCTAGCCGGGACTCCCTAGTCCTGTGTGCTCTGTGCGAGCCAGAGGTCGGGTCCGAACACCTCGTAGTGGATGTCGGCGGGCGCGACCCCCTTCTCGATCAGCCGGCCGCGTACCGCGCGCATGAAGGGCAGTGGACCGCACAGGTACGCGCGTGTGCCCGACGCGACCGCCACTCCGGAGAGGTCTACCAGACCCGTGCGGTCGGCCGGGTGGCCCGGCTCCGGGTGCTCGTACCAGAAGTGGGCCGCGGCATCCGGGAGCTTCGCCGTGTACGCCTCGTGCTCGGCGCGCAGCGCGTGCTCGGCGGGGGAGCGGTCCGCGTGCACGACGGTCACCGGGCCGCGGTGTCCGGTGACCGCGAGCTGTTCCAGCATGGCGATCATCGGGGTCACACCTATACCGGCGGAGGCGAGGAGCACGGGCGTGTCCGCGGTGCCGTCGTCGTGGCGCAGGACGAGATCGCCGTACGGGGAGGACAGCTCGACCGTGCTGCCTGCGTGCACGCGCGCGTGGAGGTGGTTCGAGACCTCGCCTTCGGGTGTCGTACCGCCGTGGATCCGCTTCACCCCGATCCGGCGTACGGACGAGCCGGGGGTGCCGGCCAGGCTGTACTGGCGTATCTGGCGGGCCCCGTCGGGCAGTTCGACGCGTACGGAGACGTACTGGCCGGGCCGGAAGTCCGGTGCGGGGGAGCCGTCGGCCGGACGCAGCAGGAAGGTGGCGACGTCCGTGGTCTCCTCGACGCGTTCGACGACCTCCCAGGCGCGCCATCCCCCGCCACCGCCCGTGGCCGCGCTCTCCTCGTACAGCCGCTTCTCGATGGCGATGAGCGCGTTCGCCATCAGCCAGTAGACGTCGGTCCAGGCGGCCGCGACCTCGGGGGTGACCGCCTCGCCCAGCACCTCGGCGATGGCGGCGAAGAGGTGCTCGTGGACGACGGGGTACTGCTCGGGGGCGATGCCCAGGGAGGCGTGCTTGTGCGCGATGCGGTTCAGCATCGTGTCGGGCCGCTCGTCCGGCCGCTCGACGAGTTGCGTGGCGAAGGCGGCGAAGGCGCCCGCCAGGGCCTGGCGCTGGGTGCCGGAGGCCTGGTTGCCGCGGTTGAAGAGGTCGCGCAGCAGCTCCGGGTGGGCCGCGAAGAGCCCCTCGTAGAAGCGGTCGCTGATCTCTCCCAGGGCCGCGCCGACGGCAGGGAGGGTGGCGCGGACGGTGGCGGCGGACTGCTCGGACAGCATCTTGGCTCCTCGGGCTCGACTGCCCCGCACGGTAGTTAAATTGGTATCTGAAATGCAAATTAAGAGACGAGGGGCGACAAGGTGAGGAGAGACGGCAGTGGTCGGCCATTACATGTGCGGCACTCAGCAGGCAAGATGGGCGTCAGAGCGGTACACCTGCCGTACGTGAGGCGTTCAGGCGGAGGTCGGCCGGGCGATCGAGGTCCGCAACGCGCATGAAATGCTGTTGTGGTGTGATGCGCAGGTGCCCGACCGCCTCCCTGGGACGGGAGCAGGCGGCCTGACCAGCAAGATTGGGTGGAAGCGGAAGATGGACAAGCAGCAGGAGTTCGTGCTCCGTACGTTGGAAGAGCGCGACATCCGTTTCGTACGCCTGTGGTTCACGGACGTGCTGGGCTTCCTCAAGTCGGTGGCCGTGGCCCCGGCCGAGCTGGAGCAGGCCTTCGACGAGGGCATCGGCTTCGACGGGTCGGCCATCGAGGGCTTCGCCCGCGTCTACGAGTCCGACATGATCGCCAAGCCGGACCCCTCGACCTTCCAGGTCCTGCCGTGGCGTGCGGAGGCCCCCGGTACGGCCCGGATGTTCTGCGACATCCTCATGCCGGACGGCTCGCCGTCCTTCGCGGACCCGAGGTACGTGCTGAAGAGGGCCCTGGCCAAGGCCTCCGACCTGGGCTTCACCTTCTACACCCACCCGGAGATCGAGTTCTTCCTGCTGAAGGACAAGCCGGTCGACGGCTCACGCCCGACGCCCGCCGACAACTCCGGCTACTTCGACCACACCCCGCAGAACGTCGGCATGGACTTCCGCCGCCAGGCGATCACCATGCTGGAGTCGATGGGCATCTCGGTCGAGTTCTCCCACCACGAGGGCGCCCCGGGCCAGCAGGAGATTGACCTCCGCTACGCGGACGCGCTGTCGACGGCGGACAACATCATGACGTTCCGCCTGGTCATGAAGCAGGTGGCGCTTGAGCAGGGCGTGAACGCGACCTTCATGCCGAAGCCGTTCTCGGAGCACCCGGGCAGTGGCATGCACACGCACCTCTCCCTCTTCGAGGGCGACCGCAACGCCTTCTACGAGTCGGGCTCGGAGTACCAGCTCTCCAAGGTCGGCCGCTCCTTCATCGCGGGCCTGCTGAAGCACGCGGCGGAGATCGCGGCGGTGACGAACCAGTGGGTCAACTCCTACAAGCGCATCTGGGGC from Streptomyces sp. NBC_00258 includes:
- a CDS encoding RrF2 family transcriptional regulator produces the protein MRLLRSTDLALRVLMRLAVADGASPTTREVADGMEVPYTHAAKVVAELQHLGLLDARRGRGGGLTLTEKGRTASVGAVVRTFEGEGDVVDCEGSTPCPLNSGCRLRGALRRAQEAFYASLDPLTVTDMVASPTGPLLLDISRAP
- a CDS encoding globin domain-containing protein, coding for MLSEQSAATVRATLPAVGAALGEISDRFYEGLFAAHPELLRDLFNRGNQASGTQRQALAGAFAAFATQLVERPDERPDTMLNRIAHKHASLGIAPEQYPVVHEHLFAAIAEVLGEAVTPEVAAAWTDVYWLMANALIAIEKRLYEESAATGGGGGWRAWEVVERVEETTDVATFLLRPADGSPAPDFRPGQYVSVRVELPDGARQIRQYSLAGTPGSSVRRIGVKRIHGGTTPEGEVSNHLHARVHAGSTVELSSPYGDLVLRHDDGTADTPVLLASAGIGVTPMIAMLEQLAVTGHRGPVTVVHADRSPAEHALRAEHEAYTAKLPDAAAHFWYEHPEPGHPADRTGLVDLSGVAVASGTRAYLCGPLPFMRAVRGRLIEKGVAPADIHYEVFGPDLWLAQSTQD
- the glnA gene encoding type I glutamate--ammonia ligase: MDKQQEFVLRTLEERDIRFVRLWFTDVLGFLKSVAVAPAELEQAFDEGIGFDGSAIEGFARVYESDMIAKPDPSTFQVLPWRAEAPGTARMFCDILMPDGSPSFADPRYVLKRALAKASDLGFTFYTHPEIEFFLLKDKPVDGSRPTPADNSGYFDHTPQNVGMDFRRQAITMLESMGISVEFSHHEGAPGQQEIDLRYADALSTADNIMTFRLVMKQVALEQGVNATFMPKPFSEHPGSGMHTHLSLFEGDRNAFYESGSEYQLSKVGRSFIAGLLKHAAEIAAVTNQWVNSYKRIWGGSERTAGAGGEAPSYICWGHNNRSALVRVPMYKPGKTGSARVEVRSLDSGANPYLAYAMLLAAGLKGIEESYELPPGAEDDVWALSDAERRAMGIEPLPQNLGEALTLMERSDLVAETLGEHVFDFFLRNKRQEWEEYRSEVTAFELRKNLPVL